One segment of Rosa chinensis cultivar Old Blush chromosome 6, RchiOBHm-V2, whole genome shotgun sequence DNA contains the following:
- the LOC112168748 gene encoding phenylcoumaran benzylic ether reductase Pyrc5 → MAETKSKILIVGSTGFIGKHLVEASAKAGHPTFALVREPTLSNPAKSKIIQSFKALGVNFVLGDLYDHDSLVKAIKQVDVVISTVYHSQLADQRKIITAIKEAGNVKRFFPSEFGNDVDRAHAVEPAKTTYAVKADFRREVEASGIPYTYIVGNFFSGYFLPTLNQPGATAPPRDKIVVLGDGNTKAIFNKEQDVSTYTIKAVDDPRTLNKILYIMPPGNTVSFNEIVSLWEKKIGKTLEKIHVPEEQLLKKIQEAVEPIKSLLCYGYSVFVKGDHTNFEVEPTFGVEATELYPDVKYTSVDEYLNQFV, encoded by the exons ATGGCAGAAACCAAATCCAAGATTCTCATTGTCGGAAGCACCGGCTTCATTGGAAAACACCTCGTCGAAGCCAGCGCGAAAGCCGGTCACCCAACCTTTGCTCTGGTTCGAGAACCCACTCTCTCTAACCCAGCCAAGTCCAAGATCATCCAAAGTTTCAAGGCTTTGGGCGTCAACTTCGTCTTG GGTGATCTCTATGACCACGACAGCCTTGTGAAGGCGATAAAACAGGTCGATGTGGTGATTTCAACAGTGTACCACTCCCAATTAGCAGATCAACGCAAGATTATAACTGCAATTAAAGAAGCTGGCAATGTCAAG AGATTTTTCCCTTCCGAGTTTGGCAACGATGTCGATCGAGCTCATGCTGTTGAGCCAGCGAAAACAACGTATGCTGTGAAAGCTGACTTTCGCAGAGAAGTTGAGGCATCGGGGATTCCGTACACCTATATCGTTGGCAATTTCTTTTCCGGCTACTTCTTGCCCACTTTGAATCAGCCTGGAGCCACTGCCCCTCCAAGGGATAAAATCGTGGTTTTAGGGGATGGAAACACCAAAG CTATCTTTAACAAGGAACAGGACGTTAGTACCTATACTATTAAGGCTGTGGATGATCCGAGAACCTTAAACAAGATCCTCTACATCATGCCCCCGGGCAACACCGTCTCCTTCAACGAAATTGTATCTCTCTGGGAGAAGAAGATTGGCAAGACCCTTGAGAAGATACATGTTCCGGAAGAACAGCTCCTCAAGAAGATTCAAG AGGCTGTGGAACCAATCAAATCGCTACTGTGTTATGGTTACTCAGTCTTCGTGAAGGGAGACCATACTAACTTTGAGGTCGAGCCCACATTCGGAGTAGAAGCTACTGAACTTTACCCTGATGTCAAATACACTTCAGTGGACGAGTACCTCAACCAGTTTGTCTAA
- the LOC112173324 gene encoding probable pinoresinol-lariciresinol reductase 3 produces the protein MEKKKSRVLIIGATGNLGHHLANASLHFSHPTFALVRPDTFSDPRKSQNLRALSDAGVTLLQGSLEDEESLVEAVKQVDVVVCAVQAKQVLHQKLLIQVIKNAGSIKRFVPSEFGLDPDKTQISGMDYNFYSNKAEIRRLVEAQGIPYTFVSCNFYTSYLLPSLVQPGLNVPPRGKVTIFGDGNTKGVFVKEIDVAAFTIRTLDDPRTLNKVLYFRPPGNVYSLNELVELWESKIGKKLEKVFVSEEELLKKIKETSYPDNMALIFIYSAFIKGDQTYFDIESADSADATKLYPELNYTTISQYLDTLL, from the exons atggagaagaagaagagcagagTACTGATAATCGGAGCAACAGGAAATCTGGGTCACCATTTAGCCAATGCCAGCCTCCATTTCTCTCACCCCACTTTCGCTCTCGTCCGACCCGACACCTTCTCCGACCCCCGCAAGTCCCAAAACCTTCGAGCCCTCTCCGATGCCGGCGTCACACTCCTCCAA GGTTCGCTGGAAGATGAAGAGAGCCTTGTTGAAGCAGTGAAGCAAGTTGATGTTGTTGTTTGTGCTGTTCAGGCCAAACAGGTGCTCCATCAGAAGCTTCTTATCCAAGTTATCAAAAATGCTGGCTCCATCAAG AGATTCGTTCCATCAGAATTTGGGTTGGACCCAGATAAGACGCAGATTTCAGGGATGGACTACAACTTCTATTCAAACAAAGCTGAGATTAGGCGTCTTGTGGAAGCTCAAGGCATTCCCTACActtttgtttcctgcaatttcTATACGAGCTATTTGCTTCCTTCACTTGTGCAGCCGGGCCTCAATGTGCCTCCAAGGGGCAAAGTCACGATTTTCGGGGACGGAAATACTAAAG GCGTTTTTGTCAAGGAAATTGATGTAGCTGCCTTCACTATCAGGACATTGGACGATCCACGAACCTTGAACAAAGTGTTGTATTTTAGGCCACCCGGAAATGTGTACTCGCTGAATGAACTTGTTGAGCTTTGGGAGAGTAAGATTGGGAAGAAGCTTGAGAAGGTGTTTGTATCAGAAGAAGAGCTTCTTAAGAAGATTAAAG AGACTTCATATCCTGACAACATGGCCCTGATTTTCATATATTCTGCTTTCATAAAGGGCGATCAAACTTACTTTGATATCGAGTCAGCTGATAGCGCCGATGCGACAAAACTGTATCCAGAGCTAAATTATACTACAATCAGTCAATATTTAGACACTCTATTGTGA
- the LOC112169907 gene encoding adoMet-dependent rRNA methyltransferase spb1, translating to MGKVKGKHRLDKYYYLAKEHGYRSRASWKLLQLDAKHSFLHSAHAVLDLCAAPGGWMQVAVQRVPVGSLVVGVDLVPIAPVRGAHSIQQDITRTECVAKLRRLMRDQGCSAFDLVLHDGSPNVGGAWSSEATAQNALVIDSVKLATQLLAPKGTFVTKIFRSQDYNAVLFCLKELFEKVEQYKPAASRSASAETYLLGFKYKAPAKIDPRLLDMKHLFKAVEPQKKVVDVLRGTKQKRHRDGYEDGDTILRKVSSAADFIWSVDPLNILGSVTSITFDDVTSLPIKDHALTTEEVKILCDDLRVLGKQDFKHLLKWRVQIRKALSPSEKADVTTAPDVEKETKEDDDDRILNEMEELTNAMERKKKREKKLQAKKRAQDKVRKATGMQIDAMQDGYTDDSLFSLSAIKGKKDLVAIDSTEYDGENGDLADSENEDMQDKPEEASSSDVDSDDGRRRYDEKMEELLDQAYEHYVAKKEGTAKQRKRLKEEAQSLEDVDGEDTIPSDYDSDKDEADQEKNPLLDALDDGEGPTQEEVTNNWFSQPIFAEAVEQGDLEKSDSEDEMQVERPEENLALQEKPKEKTVIKNVKEKSENRVAGSNSNHEPKAKKADDDFEIVPAPDTDSSDDSSSDESEDMDTYRKAEILACAKKMLSKKQREQMLDDAYNKYMLDDEGLPKWFLDEEKKHRRPNKPVTKEEINAMKAQFKEIDARPAKKVAEAKARKKRVAMRKLEKIRKKANTISDQADISDRSKSKQIDQLYKKAVPKRPKKEYVVAKKGVQVKVGKGKVRVDARMKKDARGRGTGNKWAGKGSEKKGKNMKDKRGKGKGSGKPSGGKPSGKKGGSKGRKMGMHD from the exons ATGGGCAAGGTGAAGGGAAAGCATCGTCTTGACAAGTACTACTACCTCGCGAAGGAGCACGGCTACCGCTCCCGTGCCTCATGGAAGCTTCTCCAGCTCGACGCCAAGCACTCCTTCCTCCACTCCGCCCACGCCGTCCTCGATCTCTGCGCCGCCCCCGGCGGTTGGATGCAAGTCGCCGTGCAGCGCGTCCCCGTCGGCAGCCTCGTCGTAGGCGTCGACTTGGTCCCCATCGCTCCTGTTCGCGGCGCCCACTCTATCCAGCAGGACATCACGAGGACCGAGTGCGTCGCCAAGCTGAGGAGGCTGATGAGGGACCAAGGCTGCTCTGCGTTCGATTTGGTGCTTCATGATGGCTCGCCCAACGTCGGTGGAGCCTGGTCGTCTGAAGCTACGGCGCAGAACGCCTTGGTTATTGATTCGGTGAAGCTGGCGACGCAGCTCTTGGCTCCCAAAGGCACATTTGTCACCAAG ATCTTCAGGTCACAAGATTATAATGCTGTCTTGTTTTGCCTTAAGGAG TTATTTGAGAAGGTTGAACAGTATAAACCAGCAGCTAGTCGTAGTGCATCTGCCGAGACATATCTTTTGGGTTTTAAGTACAAGGCTCCAGCAAAAATTGATCCTCGCCTACTTGATATGAAGCATCTGTTTAAAGCTGTGGAACCTCAGAAGAAG GTGGTGGATGTACTTAGAGGAACAAAGCAAAAAAGACACCGTGACGG GTATGAAGATGGAGACACAATTTTGAGAAAAGTATCTTCAGCCGCTGACTTCATTTGGTCTGTGGATCCTCTAAATATTCTTGGATCTGTCACTTCCATAACATTTGATGATGTGACATCTTTGCCCATCAAGGATCATGCTTTGACAACAGAGGAG GTTAAAATTCTATGTGATGATCTGCGTGTTTTGGGGAAGCAAGATTTCAAGCATCTTTTGAA GTGGCGGGTGCAGATAAGAAAGGCCTTGTCTCCTTCCGAGAAAGCTGATGTTACTACTGCTCCGGATGTTGAAAAGGAGACtaaggaggatgatgatgacagAATACTGAATGAAATGGAAGAGCTTACAAATGCTATGGAGCGCAAGAAGAAACGGGAAAAGAAGCTTCAAGCAAAGAAACGTGCTCAg GACAAGGTCCGGAAGGCGACTGGGATGCAAATAGATGCAATGCAAGATGGTTATACAGATGATTCTCTGTTTTCCCTATCTGCCATCAAG GGTAAGAAAGATCTGGTAGCGATTGATTCCACCGAATATGATGGTGAGAATGGTGACTTGGCAGATAGCGAAAATGAGGATATGCAGGATAAACCTGAGGAAGCATCTTCCAGTGATGTAGACTCTGATGACGGCCGTAGAAG ATATGATGAAAAAATGGAAGAACTTCTAGATCAGGCTTATGAACATTATGTGGCCAAAAAGGAGGGAACTGCAAAGCAGCGAAAGCGTTTGAAAGAAGAGGCTCAAAGTTTGGAG GATGTTGATGGTGAAGATACAATTCCATCTGATTATGATTCAGACAAAGATGAGGCTGATCAGGAAAAGAATCCTCTCTTGGATGCTCTTGATGATGGGGAAGGACCAACTCAGGAGGAGGTTACAAATAACTGGTTTAGTCAGCCGATCTTTGCTGAAGCTGTAGAACAGGGGGATTTGGAGAAGTCTGATAGTGAAGACGAAATGCAGGTTGAAAGGCCAGAAGAGAATTTGGCCCTGCAAGAGAAACCCAAGGAAAAGACGGTTATTAAAAATGTTAAAGAAAAGTCTGAAAATCGTGTTGCAGGGTCCAATTCCAATCATGAACCCAAAGCAAAGAAGGCAGATGATGATTTTGAGATAGTCCCTGCTCCCGATACAGATTCAAGTGATGATTCATCATCAGATGAGTCTGAGGATATGGATACCTATAGAAAAGCCGAGATACTGGCATGTGCCAAAAAAATGTTGTCAAAGAAGCAAAGGGAACAGATGCTTGATGATGCGTATAATAAGTACATGCTTGATGACGAGGGCTTGCCCAAATGGTTTTTGGACGAGGAAAAGAAGCACCGACGACCAAATAAGCCAGTGACCAAAGAAGAGATTAATGCAATGAAAGCGCAGTTTAAAGAAATTGATGCCCGGCCAGCAAAGAAGGTGGCAGAGGCTAAAGCTCGAAAGAAGCGGGTTGCCATGAGGAAGCTTGAGAAGATTCGTAAGAAGGCCAACACAATATCAGATCAGGCAGATATCTCTGATCGTTCAAAGAGCAAGCAAATCGACCAATTGTATAAGAAGGCAGTGCCCAAGAGGCCTAAAAAGGAGTATGTGGTTGCGAAGAAAGGTGTTCAAGTCAAGGTTGGCAAGGGTAAGGTCCGTGTTGATGCAAGAATGAAAAAGGATGCAAGGGGTCGCGGGACGGGTAATAAATGGGCAGGAAAAGGCagtgaaaagaaaggaaaaaatatgAAGGACAAGAGAGGTAAAGGTAAAGGATCTGGGAAGCCATCAGGAGGGAAGCCTTCTGGAAAGAAGGGTGGTAGCAAAGGAAGAAAGATGGGCATGCATGACTGA
- the LOC112169908 gene encoding phenylcoumaran benzylic ether reductase Pyrc5, whose protein sequence is MVLLSSTRLIVLSFATLSLAFILRRQLLFPDPMAETKSKILFIGGTGYIGKFIVEASAKAGHPTFVLVREPTLSNPAKSKVIDSFKASGVNFVLGDLYDHESLVKAIKQVDVVISTVGHGQLADQGKIIAAIKEAGNVKRFFPSEFGNDVDRVHAVEPAKTAFATKAKVRRDVEAAGIPFTYVSSNFFAGYFLPNLNQPGATAPPRDKVVILGDGNPKAIFNKEEDIGTYTIKAVDDPRTLNKILYIRPPANTFSFNELVALWEKKIGKTLEKVYVSEEQLLKNIQEAEVPINVILAIGHSVFVKGDHTNFEIEPSFGVEATALYPDVKYTTVDEYLSQFV, encoded by the exons ATGGTATTACTATCATCCACTCGTCTAATCGTCCTTTCATTTGCAACGCTTTCTCTCGCTTTCATTCTCCGACGACAACTCCTGTTCCCGGATCCAATGGCTGAAACCAAGTCCAAGATTCTCTTCATCGGAGGCACTGGCTACATTGGTAAGTTCATAGTCGAGGCAAGCGCCAAGGCCGGCCACCCCACCTTCGTTCTCGTCCGGGAGCCCACTCTCTCCAACCCGGCCAAGTCTAAAGTCATCGACAGCTTCAAGGCCTCCGGCGTCAATTTCGTCCTG GGTGATCTGTACGACCACGAGAGCCTTGTGAAGGCGATTAAGCAAGTCGATGTGGTGATTTCGACGGTGGGTCACGGGCAGTTGGCTGATCAAGGCAAGATCATCGCCGCCATTAAAGAAGCCGGCAATGTCAAG AGGTTTTTCCCTTCCGAGTTTGGAAACGACGTGGATCGAGTCCACGCTGTGGAGCCAGCAAAGACGGCGTTCGCTACGAAAGCCAAGGTCCGCAGAGATGTTGAGGCGGCCGGGATTCCCTTCACTTATGTGTCATCAAACTTCTTTGCTGGTTACTTCTTGCCCAATCTGAACCAGCCCGGAGCTACTGCTCCTCCCAGGGACAAAGTCGTCATTTTGGGTGATGGCAACCCCAAAG CAATCTTTAACAAGGAAGAGGATATTGGTACCTATACCATTAAGGCTGTGGATGACCCAAGAACATTGAACAAGATCCTCTACATCCGGCCACCTGCCAACACCTTCTCCTTCAACGAACTTGTGGCTCTTTGGGAGAAGAAGATTGGAAAAACCCTCGAGAAGGTCTATGTCTCAGAGGAGCAACTACTCAAAAACATTCAAG AGGCTGAGGTTCCAATCAATGTGATACTGGCAATCGGTCACTCAGTTTTTGTGAAAGGAGACCACACTAACTTTGAGATCGAGCCCTCATTTGGAGTGGAAGCTACTGCTCTTTACCCTGATGTCAAATACACTACTGTGGATGAGTACCTCTCCCAGTTCGTCTGA